A section of the Mastomys coucha isolate ucsf_1 unplaced genomic scaffold, UCSF_Mcou_1 pScaffold15, whole genome shotgun sequence genome encodes:
- the Rabepk gene encoding rab9 effector protein with kelch motifs isoform X2 — translation MPACPQSSRPPTLVWRVAGETRRPRAVGQDALPGPGEGDGLLSSAHGWSYVQDEPGLRQGIMKQLPTLEPGDKPRKATWYTLTCPGDRPCPRVGHSCSYFPPLGEAESGKVFIVGGANPNQSFSDVHTMDLGTQQWDTATKEGLLPRYEHASFLPTCSPHSIWVFGGADQSGNRNCLQVMSPARTWSTPEVTGSPPSPRTFHTSSAAIGNQLYVFGGGERGAQPVQDVKLHVFDANTLKWSQPETHGSPPSPRHGHVMVAAGTKLFIHGGLAGDKFFDDLHCIDIGDMSWQKLGPTGAAPVGCAAHAAVAVGHHVYMFGGMTATGALNTMYKYHTEKQHWTILQFDTSLPPGRLDHSMCVIPWQVTPTSENEDSDSVILTLQAEKGDAAEKAGTQSGGPHEESPTTMLLCFVFGGMNTEGEIYDDCLVTVVD, via the exons ATGCCAGCCTGTCCGCAGAGTTCCAGGCCGCCCACACTAGTTTGGCGCGTAGCCGGGGAGACCCGGAGGCCCAGAGCGGTTGGCCAGGACGCGCTTCCGGGACCTGGGGAAGGGGACGGGCTCCTAAGCTCCGCCCATGGGTGGAGCTACGTCCAGGACGAGCCGGGACTACGGCAG GGCATCATGAAGCAGCTGCCCACCTTGGAGCCTGGAGACAAGCCCAGGAAAGCTACATG GTACACTTTGACTTGCCCTGGGGACAGGCCCTGCCCTCGAGTTGGCCACAGCTGCTCATATTTTCCCCCACTTGGTGAGGCCGAGAGTGGGAAGGTCTTCATTGTCGGGGGAGCAAATCCAAACCAAAGCTTCTCAGATGTGCACACCATGGATCTGG GAACACAGCAGTGGGACACGGCCACCAAGGAGGGCCTCTTGCCTCGGTATGAGCACGCCAGCTTCCTTCCCACCTGCTCACCTCACAGCATCTGGGTGTTTGGTGGTGCAGACCAGTCAGGAAATAGAAATTGTCTACAAGTCATGAGTCCTG CCAGGACATGGAGCACACCAGAAGTGACTGGCTCCCCGCCATCCCCAAGAACATTCCACACATCGTCGGCAGCTATTGGAAACCAACTATATGTctttgggggaggagagagaggtgctCAGCCTGTGCAGGATGTGAAGTTGCATGTATTTGACGCAA ACACTCTGAAGTGGTCTCAGCCAGAGACACATGGAAGTCCTCCATCTCCCCGGCATGGCCATGTGATGGTGGCGGCGGGTACAAAACTCTTCATCCATGGAGGATTGGCAGGGGACAAGTTCTTTGATGATCTCCATTGTATTGATATAG GTGATATGAGCTGGCAGAAGCTTGGTCCTACCGGGGCTGCTCCAGTCGGCTGTGCTGCCCATGCTGCCGTTGCTGTGGGAcaccatgtgtatatgtttggaGGAATGACAGCCACTGGAGCACTGAACACAATGTACAAGTATCACACAG AAAAGCAGCACTGGACCATACTTCAGTTTGACACTTCCCTACCCCCTGGACGACTGGACCACTCCATGTGTGTCATCCCATGGCAAGTGACGCCTACCTCTGAGAATGAAGACTCAGATTCTGTCATTCTAACCCTCCAAGCTGAGAAGGGCGATGCTGCTGAGAAAGCAGGGACCCAGAGTGGGGGGCCACATGAAGAGAGTCCGACTACCATGTTGCTCTGTTTTGTGTTCGGTGGGATGAATACAGAAGGGGAGATCTATGACGACTGTCTCGTAACTGTAGTGGACTAA
- the Rabepk gene encoding rab9 effector protein with kelch motifs isoform X1 encodes MPACPQSSRPPTLVWRVAGETRRPRAVGQDALPGPGEGDGLLSSAHGWSYVQDEPGLRQGIMKQLPTLEPGDKPRKATWYTLTCPGDRPCPRVGHSCSYFPPLGEAESGKVFIVGGANPNQSFSDVHTMDLGTQQWDTATKEGLLPRYEHASFLPTCSPHSIWVFGGADQSGNRNCLQVMSPEARTWSTPEVTGSPPSPRTFHTSSAAIGNQLYVFGGGERGAQPVQDVKLHVFDANTLKWSQPETHGSPPSPRHGHVMVAAGTKLFIHGGLAGDKFFDDLHCIDIGDMSWQKLGPTGAAPVGCAAHAAVAVGHHVYMFGGMTATGALNTMYKYHTEKQHWTILQFDTSLPPGRLDHSMCVIPWQVTPTSENEDSDSVILTLQAEKGDAAEKAGTQSGGPHEESPTTMLLCFVFGGMNTEGEIYDDCLVTVVD; translated from the exons ATGCCAGCCTGTCCGCAGAGTTCCAGGCCGCCCACACTAGTTTGGCGCGTAGCCGGGGAGACCCGGAGGCCCAGAGCGGTTGGCCAGGACGCGCTTCCGGGACCTGGGGAAGGGGACGGGCTCCTAAGCTCCGCCCATGGGTGGAGCTACGTCCAGGACGAGCCGGGACTACGGCAG GGCATCATGAAGCAGCTGCCCACCTTGGAGCCTGGAGACAAGCCCAGGAAAGCTACATG GTACACTTTGACTTGCCCTGGGGACAGGCCCTGCCCTCGAGTTGGCCACAGCTGCTCATATTTTCCCCCACTTGGTGAGGCCGAGAGTGGGAAGGTCTTCATTGTCGGGGGAGCAAATCCAAACCAAAGCTTCTCAGATGTGCACACCATGGATCTGG GAACACAGCAGTGGGACACGGCCACCAAGGAGGGCCTCTTGCCTCGGTATGAGCACGCCAGCTTCCTTCCCACCTGCTCACCTCACAGCATCTGGGTGTTTGGTGGTGCAGACCAGTCAGGAAATAGAAATTGTCTACAAGTCATGAGTCCTG AAGCCAGGACATGGAGCACACCAGAAGTGACTGGCTCCCCGCCATCCCCAAGAACATTCCACACATCGTCGGCAGCTATTGGAAACCAACTATATGTctttgggggaggagagagaggtgctCAGCCTGTGCAGGATGTGAAGTTGCATGTATTTGACGCAA ACACTCTGAAGTGGTCTCAGCCAGAGACACATGGAAGTCCTCCATCTCCCCGGCATGGCCATGTGATGGTGGCGGCGGGTACAAAACTCTTCATCCATGGAGGATTGGCAGGGGACAAGTTCTTTGATGATCTCCATTGTATTGATATAG GTGATATGAGCTGGCAGAAGCTTGGTCCTACCGGGGCTGCTCCAGTCGGCTGTGCTGCCCATGCTGCCGTTGCTGTGGGAcaccatgtgtatatgtttggaGGAATGACAGCCACTGGAGCACTGAACACAATGTACAAGTATCACACAG AAAAGCAGCACTGGACCATACTTCAGTTTGACACTTCCCTACCCCCTGGACGACTGGACCACTCCATGTGTGTCATCCCATGGCAAGTGACGCCTACCTCTGAGAATGAAGACTCAGATTCTGTCATTCTAACCCTCCAAGCTGAGAAGGGCGATGCTGCTGAGAAAGCAGGGACCCAGAGTGGGGGGCCACATGAAGAGAGTCCGACTACCATGTTGCTCTGTTTTGTGTTCGGTGGGATGAATACAGAAGGGGAGATCTATGACGACTGTCTCGTAACTGTAGTGGACTAA
- the Rabepk gene encoding rab9 effector protein with kelch motifs isoform X3 — protein MKQLPTLEPGDKPRKATWYTLTCPGDRPCPRVGHSCSYFPPLGEAESGKVFIVGGANPNQSFSDVHTMDLGTQQWDTATKEGLLPRYEHASFLPTCSPHSIWVFGGADQSGNRNCLQVMSPEARTWSTPEVTGSPPSPRTFHTSSAAIGNQLYVFGGGERGAQPVQDVKLHVFDANTLKWSQPETHGSPPSPRHGHVMVAAGTKLFIHGGLAGDKFFDDLHCIDIGDMSWQKLGPTGAAPVGCAAHAAVAVGHHVYMFGGMTATGALNTMYKYHTEKQHWTILQFDTSLPPGRLDHSMCVIPWQVTPTSENEDSDSVILTLQAEKGDAAEKAGTQSGGPHEESPTTMLLCFVFGGMNTEGEIYDDCLVTVVD, from the exons ATGAAGCAGCTGCCCACCTTGGAGCCTGGAGACAAGCCCAGGAAAGCTACATG GTACACTTTGACTTGCCCTGGGGACAGGCCCTGCCCTCGAGTTGGCCACAGCTGCTCATATTTTCCCCCACTTGGTGAGGCCGAGAGTGGGAAGGTCTTCATTGTCGGGGGAGCAAATCCAAACCAAAGCTTCTCAGATGTGCACACCATGGATCTGG GAACACAGCAGTGGGACACGGCCACCAAGGAGGGCCTCTTGCCTCGGTATGAGCACGCCAGCTTCCTTCCCACCTGCTCACCTCACAGCATCTGGGTGTTTGGTGGTGCAGACCAGTCAGGAAATAGAAATTGTCTACAAGTCATGAGTCCTG AAGCCAGGACATGGAGCACACCAGAAGTGACTGGCTCCCCGCCATCCCCAAGAACATTCCACACATCGTCGGCAGCTATTGGAAACCAACTATATGTctttgggggaggagagagaggtgctCAGCCTGTGCAGGATGTGAAGTTGCATGTATTTGACGCAA ACACTCTGAAGTGGTCTCAGCCAGAGACACATGGAAGTCCTCCATCTCCCCGGCATGGCCATGTGATGGTGGCGGCGGGTACAAAACTCTTCATCCATGGAGGATTGGCAGGGGACAAGTTCTTTGATGATCTCCATTGTATTGATATAG GTGATATGAGCTGGCAGAAGCTTGGTCCTACCGGGGCTGCTCCAGTCGGCTGTGCTGCCCATGCTGCCGTTGCTGTGGGAcaccatgtgtatatgtttggaGGAATGACAGCCACTGGAGCACTGAACACAATGTACAAGTATCACACAG AAAAGCAGCACTGGACCATACTTCAGTTTGACACTTCCCTACCCCCTGGACGACTGGACCACTCCATGTGTGTCATCCCATGGCAAGTGACGCCTACCTCTGAGAATGAAGACTCAGATTCTGTCATTCTAACCCTCCAAGCTGAGAAGGGCGATGCTGCTGAGAAAGCAGGGACCCAGAGTGGGGGGCCACATGAAGAGAGTCCGACTACCATGTTGCTCTGTTTTGTGTTCGGTGGGATGAATACAGAAGGGGAGATCTATGACGACTGTCTCGTAACTGTAGTGGACTAA